From Strix aluco isolate bStrAlu1 chromosome 5, bStrAlu1.hap1, whole genome shotgun sequence:
GCCTTACTGGACACTGTCAAATTCAAGCACAAGTACTTACTTAATTGACCTTACTGACAAAAGGGGAGTGGCAGGGAAAAGGCTCCACACGTTTCTTCAGAAGGGATTCAAAGCACAAGATGTGGACTCACCTCTTCTCCGTATTCAACCCACTGCCCTTGGTTGTTCTTCCAATACCAGATCCACTGCGTGGTGAAGGTCAGCGTGGGCTTTGAGACTGATGATGGTGTAGAGAGACGTCGAAGTGAAGAAGAACCGCAGGTCATTCTCTGGAAATCAATGTTCTTATCTGCTACGCTGTAAGGACAAATGCAGGTTTATTATAGTTAACAGTGTGTATTTTATCCTCTAGTCCCCAGTTTAAGCTGGTGCAATTTTCTTTAACATAACGTGACTGCCTGAACTTAATTAGGTCTGAAATAAGAGCCTTTCCCACAGCGTGCACGGCAGCTCTGCAAACTGTTTCCAGTCTTCAGAAGCGAACTACGGCCTGTGAGACCCCGAATGCCATCTCAATCACTAGTCAGATGTTGCACTGCCAGCTTTACAGACAGTCTGGGGCTACACGTACAACATggcataaaaaaatataatacaatataaTACAAGAGGTATTTCTGCAATAGATAAGCATGGTTACAATTTTTCACAGTATAAAACTAAAGTTGGTAAGTACACAACCGAGTTTGCTAGCAAGCTCCTGCAGCTTATCAACTTTGTTCTATTTCTGTGGTTACAGAGGATGCAGTCGCAGCTGTGAGTTCTGTAAACAGCATTCATCACTGGAGCCACCTGGGCTCTTACTCCTGGGAGGCTGGAAAAATTAACTCTCAGGCAGAAAGATTTTGAAAGCAGCCTCCTCTTGGGAATCTTGCTTGTGATTTGCACCATCCAGCAGCCTAGTCAAGCTGCAAATCAAAATCATCCGCTGTCTGAAGCGGCATGGGCCGTAATGACACTACCATCTTAGTGAGGCCAAACTTGGGGTCCCCTGCGAATGCAGGTGGCTTACAGTGGGGCTTTCAGAAAGGAGTTCAAGGGAAAATACActtaaaaaatgtcttaaaaaaaaagaggaaaaaaagaaaaaagatagtcTGCTTACACCAAAGGCATTTCATAAAATTTCTCTAGGCACATTATAGATATTATTGtattatgtatattatatataattatttgttatatatattatatatactagCTGTATTAGGAAAGAAATAACCATAGAAAAGGACCAGCTCTGAAGTGTTGTTAAAAGGCCAAActtaataattataaataatgatTCATTATCTGAAATACTACTATTCCAAGCACTAAATTCCACCCGCTTCTTTTTACCCTGTAGGGTTTTAAATGCAAGATATCGTTGTGTtatttttagaagacaaaaattttattttctttacttttcttttaaaaaaaatactatttgtaCATCCTCCCAGATTCTGGGAAGCTCAGTAATCAGAAGTTATGGAAGTCAGACATCTTTAGGAAGAAAACAAGAGTTTCTCCTCAGGGGCTCAACCACAGGACTCTAAGCAAGCAGTCCAGCATCACTATACCTGATGTTTTTTGGGTCACAATAGGCCTTTTCAATTTCCTCCATCATGGAAATGTCATTCCAGTTGATCCCATTATGTACTTGCCATCGATATGGCAAATGGTAATGAACAAATTTGCATTTATCTGTAATGAGATCAGACAGAGTCAAGAGCTCTGCAATCATAACACAGAAAgtaagacaaggaaaaaaaaaaaaggaacaaacattTTTTACACTCTGGCTTTATCTCCTGGGCTTTGGCATGACCAGTAAAGACAGAGTgctgaaaatagaaataatgtcTGAACAATAAGGATGTGTGTTTCTCCAGTCTTATCTAGAAAAACAACATAAGCTCTCACACTGtcaaatatatttcaaagaaacCGCAACCTTCCCTTTGCTGAGACACGGCATTGGCAGCTGGGAGAGCAGTGCCACAGATCGGaagcgtgtgtctgtgtgtcacACCACCATGTTCCTAAGCTGTAAAGTCAAGCCTATGCACCACGTAAGCGCTCTGATACATTTGGTTCTCTCTTTCCCTTAGTTCCTTAGACCTTGTGGGGCAGTTACCACAGCCCGAATGTTTTTTCTAGGCCCGGCCCAACAAATGAGGGAGCATAAAGGGCTGCAATACCCAACCAAACATCCCCCAGGAGGGACCCCCCACTCAGCCCTGAACAGGTAGCACACTGCCCTCCTAACACAACTGCTAGGCACAGTCAGAACTGTTGCTTTGCTtctcagaaaacaggaagaagcAACTTTTAACTGCCTTGCATGTAAGACCTACAGCAGTGCTACATACCCTTcacacaggaagaagaaaattttggggttgtttttttatttaaatcatctATGTTTTCAACACATGTATGAATGCATGTTTGAGTTCAGACCTGTTTTAACACCCCTGCATGTGTGCATGCTGCAGGCAGAGGCTGACCCCCAGGCCTCCCTGCGGGGGGAAGCTGAAGTACACTCCACATCCCAGTACGGACCAAACCTCTTATTTACAATTTTTGAGCCAAACATGGCATGGCAAAGCATGCTAACCCTCCAACCATTACCTGAGTTTAACTATTTGGTGGTCACGGTATAGCTGCTTTGAGCATGACCTCCACAGCTAGCACATGGGTCCACCATTCACATTATACTGGTCCAAAAGTTCATCAACTTAAGCCTCAGCCTGGTCCTAAAGACGCAGAGTCTGAGAAATGTGATACAAGGCTGGAGTAGCTGCTGCACAGACAGAGGCAAAAGGAGTTTTACCATTCCTGACCCCTGATGTATCTGACCACAGAACATAAGGAAACTAACCCCAGTTATGGAGACAACACTGTCATTGCTTTCCTCCTCCATTTTGTTAATAGGGCTGGAGTGCACCCTGTCTTGAAAGCACTCTGTCTTGAAAGCACTCTGCTTAAATTAACTGGAAAAGCTGTAGACAAACCCACACTTGGTCCCTCTTGGCCACAAATTTCATTTCTGTGATCCATAaaagagagaatttatttttcaaagtactGTCTCTCTTCAAAGTAATGGTTAAGGAAGGGTATTAGAGCAAGGCCTAAAGTAACTTACTCATCCGCCTCTCAGAAAAGGAGCTTCTGACGGGAGAACCGCATCTTTACCTGAACACAAACCTGCTACAGAAATACTAAATACTCACAAACATCTCGGACCAAACAGTTATCGGGCAGCTTATTGTCTACATCCTAAGCAAAAGCAAACGCAGTCTGATCTAATTTAAGTGGATCTCCTACCATGACCAGGTGCTCAGAAAAGGAGCAGTTCTTTAGAAAGTGACTGGACAAGCTCACCAAAAGAAAACCTCATGGTACCTCCTCATAACCAAGGAAGAGCCTAACCTGGGGGTTAAGCGACTCCTCAGGGACAGCCCCCGAATACAAttgtttatacttttttttttcccccagaccaCGGTTATCAGCCGCTGCCAGATGGGCTAGATTGATCTTTAGCTTAGCTGGTACAACCACTGCATTTTCTTAAGACATTTTAACACCCTGGATCACTTTTGAAAAGACTTAATGAGGGAGAATATGGCTATTATCATAGGATACCGCAGGAATAAAGGATGACATACTGTTGCCAGTTGTCAATGACAACAGCATAAGGCCAGCTCTTAAATTGATCTGATAGTTACAGAAAGTGTAACACTGAACACTCAAAGCCCAAAGGCTGCCCCCATCAACAGGGCTGAAATAAGCCATAGATGGATCACCCAGAGGAGAAAGGGTTTCAGTGTGTCCACCTGACTTTTTGCTGATGATGTCTGTAATTGTGAGAGTGTTTATTAGTGACTTGGGAACAAAGTGATGAGTGAGAAGGCACAACTGCCGCTAGTCCGAGCCACTGAGCGGGGAGTGCCTCTGCAGGCGCTGCTCTCCGAAGAGAACATGACTTTTTATAAAGCATACCTTTATGTTTGCAGTACCTCCAGATGTAGAACACACATATCTCATCAGACTTATCTTCTTTGTTGTTCTTTGAAGCTCTAGCAGAGGAATCGTTTTCTTTAGCTACAGGAAAGAACGCATCAGTCCTTATCTGCCCTACCAAAACACAACTAAGACAAAGACATTGCGTTTGGCGTTTCATCCCAGAAATAATGAGCCGACTGCAGTTGCCAACTCAAGCACTTTCAGGATCTGACTATCCCCTGTACAGCGTGAGTGCAGGCTTTGTGACTGACCAATAAACCCCTGCGATGGCAGAAGTCTCAGTGGAGTTGGACAAGGGGGTAACACAGGGTGTGATTGACCGCGGCTGTCACGAAGAAGCTGACTTTGTCTCAACACAACGGGTGGCCTTTGCTGTAGATAATCGGCTACGTCAGCTGAACGGATCAACTGGTGGTATAAATGTTTCTCCCTGAGTTCCCCAGACCAGCATGGGGGGAGTGAATACGGAGCTCAGGCCAACACAGAGGTATAAAACCTAAACAGCTAACCAAAGAATTTCAAAGAGAGCAGGTTTGAGCTGGCTTCAACCCACatattccttcctcctccatcatgACAGTGAGCACATTATACAGACCTGTAATGGGAATCACATTGGGATTGCAATTGAACTGTGTACCGCAATCACTGTAGTTTGGGAAGTGTTACTTaacatttgtattttgttttcagtgtattttccatCACTCTGCTACATCAGAAATCTCATTATACTGGGCCTGgctaggatggagttaattttcttcacagcagctcatacgatgctgtgttttagattttgGACTGAAACAacgttggtaacacactgatgccCCAGCTTTTGCTGAACAACGTTTGCGCAGcaccaaggccttctctgtttctcaccctGCCCCCCCAGTGAATAGACTGAGGGGTGCACAATAGGTTGGGAGGGGACCCAAACGGGCAGAGGACCCAAACTAACCAGTGAAATACTCCATACCATATAACATAACGTTCAGCAccaaagggaaaagagggagttTTAGGAGGGTTAGCTATCTTTTGCTCAGGGACTGGCCGATccgattgcctttgcatcactttgttttcttttttcttcttccacttacCCTGcgcttttttctcccctctctgtcctgacagtgtgcccaggtggccaagaaggccaatggtatcctggcttgtatcagcaatagcgtggccagcagggacagggaagggatcttacccctggactcggcactgctgaggccgcacctcgatgactgggttcagttttgggcccctcactccaaaaaggccattgaatgactcgagcgtgtccagagaagggcaacggagctggtgcagggtctggagcacaggtctgatggggagcggctgagggaactgggggggtttagtgtggagaagaggaggctgaggggagacctcatggccctctacaactccctgaaaggagggtgcagagaggggggatgagtctcttgagccaaggaacaagcgccaggacaagcgggaatggcctcaagctgcgccagggcagggtcagactggctcttaggaagtatttctttgcagaaggggttgttgggcgttggaatgggctgcccagggcagtggtggagtccccatccctggaggggttgggttgacccagcactgagggatctggtggagctgagaacggtcagggtgaggttcatggttggactggatgaccttcaaggtcttttccaaccgagataaTTCTGTGAAATCCCAACACTCCTCCGCAGGCCGGCCGGTACTACGGCTGTCAGCACACGGTAGGGTAAGCACATAAACTGCACTCTGACTACACCAGGGAGCTGTAGGGCTGTGTGAAATCAAATCCCAGTGAGAACCAGTCTGACCTCAAGACTGAAGGGTTAAAACCAATCCATACCTTCGTTTTTACTTTCAGCTCCTGTTGGCAACTGGTGTTGGCTCTGCCCAGGTACATTGCTACCAGGACCTGCATAAGAAGATTGAATGAAGAGCACTGCTGGACCAGAACCTCAGCTAGCTGGCAACATCCCAACTTGTGTGTGGAAGATTATGTCCATCACACACATAATTTTCCACCGGCACTCCACCACTGATACAACAGATCAGCAGTAAGTTACAAATCCCAGCTAGTCGGAGTGATCAGCTGCCATGCGACAGCAATTTTGCACACAGTAGTTTATGCAATAGCAATGCAGCTCCCCCTCCCACATGACTCGGCCATGACTTACTCCATCCCTAAAAGCAGATGAagggcagaagggaaaaaaatatgtatataggGGAAATAGGAAAGCTGATTCCACATGAAAGCAGTTGATACTTACCTAGATACTTACTTTCTGAAAGTGGCACATGCAGTGTGGGGCCCACTCCACACTGTTCTTTACCCCTTGTAACTGCTGGTTTTTTCCATAAATTTTCTCTTGGTTTGTAGTTGTGTACTGAAAGCACAGAAAGGACAATGGGGTTTAGCTGTCAGGTAAGGCAAGAACAGCTTCTAACCTCTATCAAACTCTGAATCCTATTTATACCCAGTGTTTCTTACAACttacttttccctttcttcagttCCTTCTTGAATTCCTCATGCCTGTGACCATATATAATCTGGATGTTTGAAGCTATGCTCCCATCAATGCCTCCAGTTTCCAACACTCTCAGTGAATGGCCATCCAAGAGGTCATGGGACTTCTTGCACAAAGAAAATCTACATTCCCCTTGGAGAAAGTGTCGACAAATATGAagtttgttgcagtggttttgcTGGATGCAGATATCATCCTTTCTGTTGTAAAATTGACAGGCCTAGAAGTGGAGAGGATAGATACAATAGGAAATGGAAGAGCACATtagaagcaggtttttttttctttgttctacAGGCATGCAGctttaacagcagaaaaatggtGACTAAAAGGGCTGTGTTCATTGTGACTTCTTTAATCCAGGCAGATTTCTTGCACGGAGAAGCAGGCATTTTCAGCTTACTcatgcattttcagttttgaagttgcacagagatttttttccaagaaaaagaaaagccaatcCAACAAGCATTCATTTTTTGGCACTTCTAAGCAAGACAGTTGCATAACAACTGACTTTTACAgttattctattaaaaaaaccccaaagaaccaCGTAACAAAGTGTCTCCATAAATACATGTATACTGTGTCAAATGAGGTATTATTTCATGGAGCTGAAACTGCATTTGCAGTTCCCATTTGTAAAGCTTATTCTGCATTAAAGATTTGGGCATCTAAAAATGATGTGAAGAATGCTTTGAGATTAGAATATATATGGAAAAAGCAACACACTTCTTTATTCCTCTGATCACCAAAAAAGAGAGATGCAGTGAATTGGACCCAGGGAACAAATCACACACCAAAAACTCCTTCGTATTGCCCACGAAGCACCACAGCAACActtctgctcctgcagcacagaGGAGCGGACCGTAACATGAAAGCTGCTTTGAGGAGGACACACAGCTGTCAGGCAGCCAGCCTCAACTGTCACAGATCCCCTCTCAACCCCTGTTACAAGCAACAGAGACAGTTTTTATGCTGTGTTGCAACTGAATATAGATAGATTTATATATCAAATAGGGAATTGAAGATTGCTGGGATGGCAGTGtttaaaagactgaagaaaatcagGCCAGTTTCAACTACAAAACAACCCTTTACTGGATTCATACTCATCAACGATACCCATCGCCAATGGAGAGTTCCTCAGCACTATCAGTATCATGTACAGAACAATTAGCCCTCACAAACTTACTCTAAATTAGGTGGGAGCATACAAAGCCACAGAACTGATGTAATTTCAGTGAGCACTGATGGCTACTAGCCTTGATGGTTCTTAGCCTCTGAGGGAAGCAGAAACCAAAGGGAGTTGTCGTCTTTCTTCACCATCTTCCCTCTGTCATTGCGGATGCTTTATGCTTTTCTACCCCTAACACCCCAAAGAACGCTCTCATTCGCTTTTGGAATCTTCTTTTGGGGATCTGAActtgttctggttttgcttgTTCTACTGGATTATTCTGCTTCCAT
This genomic window contains:
- the LOC141923930 gene encoding zinc finger CCCH-type antiviral protein 1-like isoform X3; the protein is MSDPAVCCFLTKTLCAHGGELELPELRRYIGLSAQQLEETLWAAGPQRFLVLREDGGTRVLALSGVRLCVRKECGGCERLHLCKLHLMGRCNLGVRSCKYSHDILSAENKKVLKTHELSGLDENELRVLLLQNDPFLLPDACQFYNRKDDICIQQNHCNKLHICRHFLQGECRFSLCKKSHDLLDGHSLRVLETGGIDGSIASNIQIIYGHRHEEFKKELKKGKIHNYKPRENLWKKPAVTRGKEQCGVGPTLHVPLSESKYLGPGSNVPGQSQHQLPTGAESKNEAKENDSSARASKNNKEDKSDEICVFYIWRYCKHKDKCKFVHYHLPYRWQVHNGINWNDISMMEEIEKAYCDPKNISVADKNIDFQRMTCGSSSLRRLSTPSSVSKPTLTFTTQWIWYWKNNQGQWVEYGEEGEDDSMNSPSSAVIENLYLADPDAIIPFQAGLYYYELNFKEMIQTNTSSKTRRQVCRRPKFVSSEDVQKIKRGHRDSSIPNQVCPTHWDQSALPDLGYKASVRAKPQFTKFKTKSFTVKNEETAYFGDLADQ
- the LOC141923930 gene encoding zinc finger CCCH-type antiviral protein 1-like isoform X4, with translation MSDPAVCCFLTKTLCAHGGELELPELRRYIGLSAQQLEETLWAAGPQRFLVLREDGGTRVLALSGVRLCVRKECGGCERLHLCKLHLMGRCNLGVRSCKYSHDILSAENKKVLKTHELSGLDENELRVLLLQNDPFLLPDACQFYNRKDDICIQQNHCNKLHICRHFLQGECRFSLCKKSHDLLDGHSLRVLETGGIDGSIASNIQIIYGHRHEEFKKELKKGKIHNYKPRENLWKKPAVTRGKEQCGVGPTLHVPLSESKYLGPGSNVPGQSQHQLPTGAESKNEAKENDSSARASKNNKEDKSDEICVFYIWRYCKHKDKCKFVHYHLPYRWQVHNGINWNDISMMEEIEKAYCDPKNISVADKNIDFQRMTCGSSSLRRLSTPSSVSKPTLTFTTQWIWYWKNNQGQWVEYGEEGEDDSMNSPSSAVIENLYLADPDAIIPFQAGLYYYELNFKEMIQTNTSSKTRRQVCRRPKFVSSEDVQKIKRGHRDSSIPNQVCPTHWDQSALPDLGYKVILGLAGILHTCGDHHKI
- the LOC141923930 gene encoding zinc finger CCCH-type antiviral protein 1-like isoform X5; this translates as MSDPAVCCFLTKTLCAHGGELELPELRRYIGLSAQQLEETLWAAGPQRFLVLREDGGTRVLALSGVRLCVRKECGGCERLHLCKLHLMGRCNLGVRSCKYSHDILSAENKKVLKTHELSGLDENELRVLLLQNDPFLLPDACQFYNRKDDICIQQNHCNKLHICRHFLQGECRFSLCKKSHDLLDGHSLRVLETGGIDGSIASNIQIIYGHRHEEFKKELKKGKIHNYKPRENLWKKPAVTRGKEQCGVGPTLHVPLSESKYLGPGSNVPGQSQHQLPTGAESKNEAKENDSSARASKNNKEDKSDEICVFYIWRYCKHKDKCKFVHYHLPYRWQVHNGINWNDISMMEEIEKAYCDPKNISVADKNIDFQRMTCGSSSLRRLSTPSSVSKPTLTFTTQWIWYWKNNQGQWVEYGEEGEDDSMNSPSSAVIENLYLADPDAIIPFQAGLYYYELNFKEMIQTNTSSKTRRQVCRRPKFVSSEDVQKIKRGHRDSSIPNQVCPTHWDQSALPDLGYK